A stretch of DNA from Gimesia chilikensis:
CCCCTGGACGCCTGAAGAACTGTGCCACCTGTAGTGCATGGTCTTTTGCCCAATACCGACGGGAAGGCTGGCTGATAGCTTTACCTAATGCATCAATACCATGATGCTCTTTCGCATACTTCAATGCTTTACGAATCGTAGGCATTGTCTTCTTGAAATGATCCACAGTTTCTTCCATGGAAGCTTCATTATCCAGCCTGTATTCCGCGACTTCACGTGCATGTGCGGCTGACCAGCAGGGAGGTCGATCCGGTATGTGAAAGACGTCTTCTGTAAACCATTCGTCTCCCAGTTGTGAATAACGGTGGCGGTCGACGGCAAAGTCGTTCACGAAGTCCGCGACATCGTCGTCTTCAAAATGATCGCCCAGATTACGCCTGGTACGCCGTCGTCCCTTATTCCTGATTGACTCAGTTCCAGTATCCTGACTGTCAGAAACGTCAACATCTGGTCTAGCGAGAAGGTGAAGCATCTCTTCCGGATTTGCCAGCGCACCAAGCCGGCACATGCGAACAACAACTTTACCGGCATCATTACAGTAGATCCCTTCAATGTGTTGCGATAAAGCGACGTTCATCGCTGATGCATGATCGCCTTCCAACAATTTAGCGAGACTATCCAGCCTCTCTGCTATCGCTACTGGATCTAATGCTTCCCGAGTTTTCGAACTTGCTGATTCCAGTTCAGAAATCCTGTTCTCGATCTCGTATCCCTGTTTAACCGCATCGGCGATATCCTGCTCCAATGCAGATCGGGTTTCGGGGGCCAGATCGGGATTTCCCAGAGAACGTTGCCATCCTTGTCGCAGTCGTTCAAGCTGCTTCAACTCAGACTGCAGGGTACTGATTTTCAACGATAACTCAGGGCAGTCCTCTTCGAACTGCTTTTGAATTAATTTCGCTAACTCGTTAAATTCAGTTGATTCAATTAATTTTGATTTATGATTCATCAGTCGAATCCTTTCACTTTCGATTTTAGAGGGGGTGACGGTGATTTACCGTCCCCCCATTTCAAGAAAAAATAACTGCAGGTTTTATTGAGGGAACAGCCTGTCCTTCACGAGTTGAATTACGGTTTCCCTCAGCCAGGATTCAGGAACCCGACGATCGTTGTCGCAGGCTCCAGAACGATAACCTGGACAACCGTAGGAAGCATAATTTCGAACCTCACCGGCTTTGGTCGTATAAGCAGAACTGGCCGATGAAACCATGGCTCGTCCGCAGGAAGAGCAGACGACCAGTCCAGATAGCGGGTACTTCAGCGCCACTCCGCGGGGGCGGAGCCCAGAATGATCGGCATCCGGATCAGGGGCTGTCACTCTTCGGCGACGTGACTCAATCATCTGCATCGATTGCTGCCATAATTCTTTCGAAATGATGGGTTCGCAGAACTCCGAGTTTACTACCCATTCTTCCTCTGGAATGCTCTGCTTGACTCTTACGTCATCCTCAATCCCTGTACAGTTTTTACCCCAGACCATTTCACCATAATACAGTTCATTGCGAAGTATGCTGGCGACTGTGGCTTCCGTGAAAGGTTTCAGATGACTCGGAATATCCGGATGGCTATTGAGTTTTTTACAGATGCGGACGGGACCAAAGTTTTCCTGTGCAGATAAGGTAAAAATAAACTCGACAATCCACTTCAACTCCGGGATCGGTACCAGAATCCGGTGATCCAATTCTTCATCACCATGTCGGATCACCATGACATTCTTCAGATAGAATCCGAATGGTGGAGAACTACCGGGCCATTTCCCTTCTCGAATGGCGTCTTTTTTACCGCGTAAGACATTATGTGCTTTAGTTCGACATTCTTCAGACGCACGATAAGCCTCCATGAATGACAATGCCCGACCTGACACGCTATTCGGATCTGCAAATTGACTATCTGCTGTTAAGACAAGCGTTCCTGCCTTGAGCAACATACGACGAATCTCAGCGTTGTTTTCAGAGCGAGACAGTCGTTCGAAGGTGTCAACAAGAACATAATCAGCCCGTAGAACGCCTGACTTTAGCTCCCGAAGCATCTTTTGAAATCCTGGTCGCTTACGAAAGTAACGACCCGAGATGGCATCGTCCCGATACACGGCGACTACCTGCCAGTTCAGCCCCAAACGTTTTAGTGTGTCCTTAATCGTAGTGATCTGTTGTTCCGGACTTCTTGGGTTTTGCTTGCTACTCGACATTCGAGCATAAATGACTACATGAGGGTTTGGGTTCAAACCAAACTTAGTTTTTAACATGAAAATCCTCCAGAATCGATTGGGGATTTTGGTATTTGATTTCTATGATGTCGTCTTCGAAACAAATACCGTAAGTTGAGAACAGTCCCTCTGAAGGCACTGATCTGAACCACGTCAGACGCCTAATAGGCATGTGCGCAGCATTTTTTCTTCAAAGTAATTTCAGTTTGAACCTGACAGGCAGAAAACCCCTTAAGTTCCTAAAATAAAACTGGTTACCGTCTGTTCTTCAAATCTTCGAAGATTACTTTTGCGATCAACTGCAGCATTTTTTTGCGTCGTTTCTCACGAATTAACTGAATGACGATTTGAAGTTGTTTCGGGGGAAGTTCACTGAGAGGACTGAAGTCGCCCTCAGCTACCAGATGAGAAATTTGATTCAATCGCTCCCTAGAGTCTGCCCCTGTAAACTCATGGCCACATCCCTTGCGGCTGGGTTGCATTTTCTTATTCACTCTCTCACGTTCAGCCATTGGCACCTCCTTTTGAAATGAGACCTGTGATTTTGTCACTTTTTTTATTGTTCTGAAGTTTTATAGCTGCCTCCCCCCTGATGCCCCAATCACATTCTGGGACAACGCCAGCGATGAGAATTCTCCTGTTCCCTCTGTTCAGCATGTCTGTAGAAGCTGTCTCACTTCATCTTTAGAGTTGAAACGGTAAACACATAAGCGAGTAAGAGAGGAGAGCCCAGACGAGCAGACAGACTCAATCAGCGTTGCCATAAGGTCACCAGAAAGTGATGTTGAGTTCGATGGCAGCAGGGGAAGCCGAGAAGTTACAATAAGCTAAAAGGCTTAAAGCTGGAGATAGGGAGCCGGAAACCTGCCTGGATAGGTGAACTCAGTTCCGTTCGTGATTTTCAGGAATCATCCGAACTTTACAGTGACACCAGGACTGCCTGGACAATGTATTCTTTTATTGGCATTCATTTCTTGTCCGGACTTTTGGAAGCTCTCTACATCTCGAGGTGTGATGTTGTCACGGACAGTTTCTGGATAGAAAGGAAAGGCAGTGGCCGCCGAAAGTAACTTTGTCAGGTTTTCGTTGCTCCATCCACCACTTCGATCGTTAAATCGTCTTCAGTCCTTGTAATTCTCTACGTCAGATGAATCAACTAAATAATTTTTAAAGTCTACAGGATCGATTTTCATACTTGTTTTCTGCCCACAACTTCGGCAGCGAAGATGAACTGTACCTTGATTACCAGTAGATAAAGGATCATGATACTCCAGAAGACCGGCACACTCTTTACAAAAAATACTTCGTCTAGCAAGATAGTCTTCAACACTCTCTGCCACTGATAAGTCACTCGTAATACTCGCGTTTTGTTTAACTTTGGGAGTATCTACTAGTTCATTTTTACCTCGAGATTCATCCCACTTTTGGTGTGACTGTTTGTATTCATTTGCAGCAATCAATATTATTAATACAACTTCCCAGTATTCTTTGGAATTTGCTACTTGATTAAGCTCACTCAGGTGTTGATGTTCGGGATGCCCGACCCAATTACCAATCACGGACAATGCTGCCGGATCATTCAGGACAAAGGCTGATAATGGATGCAGAGAGAGCACTTGGCCCCAGAATATTTGAGATATTTTTCCCTCAATCAACCCGGGCTGATTCTGATGGTGCCACATTCGCATGAATCGAGTCGACAGTTTGTTTAAGCCCAGTTCCTTTTCTAAGCTAGGTAAAATAAAAGCCCAAGCACTCGCATAACATCGATAGAAAGCTGCTTTGCATTCATAAGAAAACATATTGAGAAATAATCGAGACTCTGCATTGCTCCCTCGTTTTCGATGTTTTGAAATTTTCTGGCTCAACTCGCACTGTATGTATTCTTGTAGCACTTGTCGGCCGCCGATTCGAAATTCATTCAAAGGTTCTTTTATCCAACTCTCAAATATCTCAGCAAAATGAGGACCATCATTTTCTTCAGGTTGATCGCCAAGAAATAGCTGCTTCAGTTCATTCTGAACCTCAAGCACATTGCGTGACTCAATAATTTGTCGGAGTCGCAAGTATTCTTCTTCAGGGAGTCTGTGTTCTCTCTCACCAGATTTTTGTGAACCATGTGGTAGAGGCGAATCAGATTTATGTTGCTGATTAACTGATTTGTGAAGATGAGCATCGAGAAATACATTCTGCATTGCTCTTGATGTATTGATCAGTGAATAGATCTCAGCAAGAACAAGATTCTCGTGATTATAAATGTCGTCTGCCTCGTTTGCTTCTTCAGCACAACCCCACCAGAAATCGATACATGATCGAAAATTGGAACCGCCTGATCCACTTCGAAACTTGCGACCGTCCATCCAGTAATATTCACCTTGCCTGGCGCCCCCAAAATTAAGTTCGCGATGGCATAATTCAAAAGTAAACGTCCTATGATTTTTGGAGATTTCCATTTTTTGAATACGCGACATTTGCAGTACCTGTTTCATTTATGCTTGATAAACATAAATAGAGATTATTTAAACACTTGTGTGATAAAGAATGCCCATTGCGCACATGCCTAAAGGGAAACTGAACCCTTTTGTGCGAGGTGCGTAATGAACAAAAAAGCATTTTATCATAAATCAAAAAATTGTTGGAACCAATATCGTGAAAAACATCGCTGGATTCGTATCGAGAAATTCCCGGACGGGATAGAACCGCCTCAAAAAGTACGTATCTACAGACAAAACGACTACTTTCGGCTTCAGTTCTGGGACCCAGCTGCGAAAAAGAACCTCACAGAACGGGTCGACGGTGACCTGGTGACCGCAATCTTTCGTGCCCGGGAAATTGAGGAACGACTCAAACACTTTCGCTCATCCGGTTTAGGGCGTGGTAAACTGAAGCACCAGAATCTACTGGAGCTTTATCAAAGTCACTTACAACGTCGAGCCGATGCCGGTGAAATCGATCCCAAAACGGTCAGAAGATACGCGTCAGCATTAGAACATTATCGCTGTTTTGTGGATCAACCACTGATATCAACGACATGTCCATCAGCCACTAACGTCAATCGAGAATTAGTCTTACAGTTTCAATCGCATCTGAAAAACCTGCAGATTTCTTCAAACGGGCACCCTAATACAGAGAAACATACCATGGTTTCTTCTGATTATGTTCTCGATGTTGTCCGGGGAATGTATATCTGGGCGGCGGACCCTGATCGTGGAAACTTAATGCCTTCAGGATTCCGAAATCCTTTCCAGGGAAAGTTCAGACAAACTGAGTCAGTCGCACCGGACTTGTTTGGTGAGCCCGACATCACAGTCCCCATGGCAGTGGAATTTCTGAAAACATGTGACAGCTATCAGCTTCAACTGTTCGCCCTGTTGATATTTTATGGCCTGAGGGCTTCCGAACCCTGTTTTCTTTTCCGGGATAACCTGACCTCAGATGGCTGGTTGAAAGTGGTCTGCCTGCCCCAGATCAGTTACAGGACCAAGGGGAGGCGGGATAAGCGGTTACCTTTGCTGGAGCCTATTCGGATATTATTTGAGAAGCAACCCCGCCACACGGAAGCAGGGCTGTTACTTCACCGCCGTAGCGTGTGGGAAGGAATTGAAAAATCACCTTTGGTGAGTTATTCCCTGGATGAGATCACCAAGGAGTATACCCGTCGTTGTAGAAAAAGCACGAATCTTAGTGCAGAGCAGGGGATACAGATTCGAGATCAGCTACTCCAGGAAGCGGGTGGACTGAAATACGATCATATTGAAAACGAATTTCATCGCCTGGCTGACCAGTTATCCTGGCCAGCCGAGGCGACGCTTAAAGATTTTCGCCATCTGTTCAGCACAGCTATGATGAACGCCGGGATGCCAGAATACTACCGTAAATACTTGATGGGCCATGCCGTCAGCAAGTCTGCAATCAGCACTTACACCCACCTGGACCAGTTACGGGAACATTATCTGGAAGCCGCTCAAAGACAGTTCCTGCCCTTGATCGAAGTTTTCACCAGGCGCAGTAATGAGCTGGTTTCAGCAGCTTAAAGTCACTTGACCGGTAGAGAGTGGAGTTCACTCAGGAGCGAGAACCAGTTCGCTCGCCAGCAGGTTCAGGCTCAGATCCCTGTCAACCGGCAGGCAACGCAGGAAGCGGCTGAACTGGTGCAGCA
This window harbors:
- a CDS encoding recombinase family protein; this encodes MLKTKFGLNPNPHVVIYARMSSSKQNPRSPEQQITTIKDTLKRLGLNWQVVAVYRDDAISGRYFRKRPGFQKMLRELKSGVLRADYVLVDTFERLSRSENNAEIRRMLLKAGTLVLTADSQFADPNSVSGRALSFMEAYRASEECRTKAHNVLRGKKDAIREGKWPGSSPPFGFYLKNVMVIRHGDEELDHRILVPIPELKWIVEFIFTLSAQENFGPVRICKKLNSHPDIPSHLKPFTEATVASILRNELYYGEMVWGKNCTGIEDDVRVKQSIPEEEWVVNSEFCEPIISKELWQQSMQMIESRRRRVTAPDPDADHSGLRPRGVALKYPLSGLVVCSSCGRAMVSSASSAYTTKAGEVRNYASYGCPGYRSGACDNDRRVPESWLRETVIQLVKDRLFPQ
- a CDS encoding tyrosine-type recombinase/integrase; this encodes MPSGFRNPFQGKFRQTESVAPDLFGEPDITVPMAVEFLKTCDSYQLQLFALLIFYGLRASEPCFLFRDNLTSDGWLKVVCLPQISYRTKGRRDKRLPLLEPIRILFEKQPRHTEAGLLLHRRSVWEGIEKSPLVSYSLDEITKEYTRRCRKSTNLSAEQGIQIRDQLLQEAGGLKYDHIENEFHRLADQLSWPAEATLKDFRHLFSTAMMNAGMPEYYRKYLMGHAVSKSAISTYTHLDQLREHYLEAAQRQFLPLIEVFTRRSNELVSAA